Proteins found in one Fusarium oxysporum Fo47 chromosome V, complete sequence genomic segment:
- a CDS encoding uncharacterized protein (expressed protein): MLFLVFQRLRDTAEPRYQLTVGDWQGFLNALFDNWNSRFDPPANPELPTRLRKQTQLEVGTLKQDHPPSIARQRSGDLGVGDMRKKAEKVSLGLSLNYETGSVLWTWSDSNKQGVSHQYVTLDPGNTEVSIRQDLIRQYDFWERQRIKQYNKDLLVSCCRRIIKRWVHEGTERIGLLNRDEEPQLETLVLACDIVRSDAARLTEVSRLVDSLALGNGSVW, translated from the coding sequence atgctcttcttggtctttcAACGACTTCGAGACACAGCAGAGCCCCGTTATCAGCTGACTGTGGGTGACTGGCAGGGTTTCCTTAACGCGCTTTTCGACAATTGGAACTCCCGCTTTGATCCCCCTGCCAACCCGGAACTTCCTACCCGCCTGAGGAAACAAACTCAGTTGGAGGTGGGTACACTCAAGCAGGACCATCCTCCTTCGATCGCAAGGCAACGATCCGGCGATCTTGGAGTGGGCGATATGCGCAAAAAAGCCGAGAAGGTCTCCCTTGGTTTGTCACTCAACTACGAAACCGGTTCAGTCCTGTGGACGTGGTCCGACTCGAACAAGCAAGGCGTCAGCCACCAGTACGTGACTCTGGACCCTGGCAATACTGAGGTCAGCATCCGTCAGGATCTTATCCGGCAATATGATTTTTGGGAGCGTCAACGTATCAAACAGTACAATAAAGATCTTCTTGTGTCCTGTTGCCGCCGAATCATCAAGCGATGGGTCCATGAGGGCACTGAGCGCATTGGTCTCCTGAACCGCGACGAAGAGCCCCAACTGGAGACACTGGTGCTTGCTTGTGACATTGTGCGTTCCGATGCTGCCCGACTGACAGAGGTCTCGCGACTGGTTGATAGTCTTGCGCTTGGTAATGGAAGTGTGTGGTAG